The genomic segment AACTGGCCCTGCTCAGCGCGCTGATCGACACGTGGCTCACCGAGGGGAAGCTTGGAGATTTCGTCGCACGCCTCGGCTCGCCGCCGGTCAAGACTGAGACCCTACTGAGGGGTGATTGCAGCCTGCCTACGACTCAAGCTCAGCTACCTCATGCTGTGATCCCCTTGCGCGTTGCGTGGGAGTCCGTGGACCTAGACGTCACTCAGGCCCAAGCGAAGCTACAAGCTGCGCTACCCAGCGTTTCTCCGGCTGGCCTCAGCGCCTTCGCAGATCTCCTCACCCAAATCAAAGCGCCTGGGAGCCCAGACGTATCCGTGCGGTATTCAACCTGGCTCGGGCTCCTGAGCGATAGCTATCGGGTCGCTGGCTTGGAGCTACCGTCTGTCGTCGCTTCTTTTCCTTTTGGTTCAGGCAAGCTCGGCCTACTGGACATGCCCGAGGTCATACACCGGCTCGGCGAGTTCGGTGGCGGCATCACACTGCCGACCAGCGTCGAGACTTCGCTCGAGGTGTTGTACGGCGTCGCCGTGGCGAGCGACGAAGCGCAGGCGAAGCGGGCCATCGCAAAGGCGGTGCTCGACTTGGGTCCCTGGGCGGATCATTTCCTTCTGGATCTGAACCTGGGCGCGGCGAGCCTCTCGGATCGCGGCTACACCTTCGCCGGAGATGCACTGCTTGGCTATCAGGTGGAGGCGTTTGGAGGAGACGCGCGAGGCGCGCTCTACGAATACGACCTGGGGGACGCGAACAGCTTTCTGCAGATCAGCCAGCGTGAGGTAGGTGTCGAGGGTTGGCTCGGGCTGGGTAGTCCGCAGTGGACGTTCGAGGCGCGAATCGAGGGGAAATACGTCTACCTGGACTCCACGCGCCTGGATCCCGGCGGGGACTTCCTGGATGAGACGTCCAATCTCGCCCGCGGGTTGCTGTTGCTCGGTCTGCGAGCACAACCGGCGACGACCGCTGCGGTCGGAGCGTGGGTCGGTGGCGGCTATCAATATGAAGACTACTCACCGCTCCTGGTCTCCACGACTCAGCAAGTGCTGCTGAGCGACGAGACCCGGAGCACCCTGGTGCTCGAGGCGCGCCTCAGGGCGCAGCTCGACGTCTGGCCGCGCTACCTGGCGCTGCGCGCGCGCGCCGACTTCGTCCGTTATTCCGTAGGGAGACAGACGGAGTCCACGTTGCTGCAGCCGGGTAGCGTGCAAAATAGCCAATCTGCGGAGGAAGTCACGACGACGGAACTCCACGCGCGCGGCTTCCTTGACATTGAAGCCGCGCGCTTCTTTGGCTTTGTGCCCGGGCTGTTTGGTGGCGTGGACTACCTGAGCATCGAGTCCGACGCTTCGAGCGTGTCTGGCACGTCGCCGGTGTTTGGCGCTGGGGTGCGCCAGGTGAGTTTCTAGTTCACTCAAACCACTCGAAGATGGGCCAGGTTCGCGCCGGGCCCTTTTTGGCCACGCGGCGGTGCTCCAGCAGGCGGCCGAGGGGGAGCGCCTTGGGGTAGATGGCGAGCTCGTCCAGGGCGCCGACGTAGTGGCTGCCGCTCTCGGTGAAGCCCACGTGAAGGGTGCCGCTCAGGTCGGGCACGAAGACACCTTCCAGGCTCGCGAGCTTGCTACCGTCAAGGTACGTTTCCGCTAGGAATCCATCGTAGTTGATTGCTAGATGGTGCCAATCGGTGTGGCTCGGGCGCTTGTCGGGGTCGATCAGCTCGTGATCTTCACCCAAGGTATCCCGCAGGTTGACGTAGACCGCGCCTGTGGAGTCGAGCACGACCGCGACACCGATGTGATCTGCGCTGCCGAAGTTCAGGAGCGGCAGCGCGGGGAAGCCGTCGTCGCCCGCTGTTTGCTCAGGGAAGCTGAACCACAGCTCGATGGCCAACCCGGCGCTGGCGTCGAGGAATTCGCTCGCCACCTGCACGCCGTCGTCCACGCCGTCGAGAGCCAGAGCGAGGTCGGTGTCTCCCATGAGCGCGCCCGCGCTGCTTGGCACTGCATCCCCAAGCAGTGTGCCGTGGTGACCTTGCCCTGCGGAATCGCTGGTGGTAGTTCCGGCGTCTCCCAGGCGGTAGTACACACTCGGTTCGTCCAGGGTCACTTCGCCGGCGTAGGGCTGAGTGAGGCACATGCGGCCTGCAGCTGCCGCCGCGCAGCGCCCCGCGGCGTCGCAGTACTGGCTCTCGCACTGGTTGTCGTCGGCGCAGTCCCAGCCATTCGCCTTGAGCGGACTGCACTGACCGGTGACACCGGGTTTCCAGTCGGTGGCGTCGCACCAGGCGTCGCTCGCGCAGTCGAGGGGGTGCGAACACAACGAACCCGTGCGCGCCTCACAGCGCCCGCGCGTCTCTCCCGATGCGTTCAGATACAGCGAGCAACCCAGCTCAGCACCACAGGACAGCGCTGCCAGGCGTAGCCCCGGCTCACTGGTCGCCTCGGGGGTGCAACTCGCGCCATCCACGCCGGTGCCTTGAAACACCCCGCTGATGGCGGACAAGTCTTGCAGGGTCTCCCAGCAGCCGCTCGCTGCGGTGCGAAGTTGATTCACCACGGAAGCAGCGAGCGCAGCGTCATAGCCGGTGCGAGGATCCGTTGCGAGCTTGCCCAGGCCACCACGACACGCGCCAAGCTGGGTGTTGAGGCAATCAGGGCTCGCTTCTGCGCCGGGCCACGTCGTCGCTGCGGTGCAACAGTCCTTGTCGGCGTCGCAGGCAATGCGCGCCAGCTCAGCGCAGAGATCTTCAGCGGCTAACGTCGTTAGCTCACCCCCAACCCCGGCTGAGCCACCGTTCGCACCTGCACCGCCGCTGCCGCCGCTTGCGTTGCCACCCGAACCGCCGCTGCTCCCGTCTCCGCTGGAGCAAGCGCCGATCGCTAGCAGCAGGGACGTCAGCAAACTCGTCAGAACCGCGCGCCGCATCACGAGACCCTACCAGGATTGCGGCGACGCCGGCGTAGCACGCAGCCCAACATCAGCCCTGCGAGTGACAACCAGGTGAAGCGTGGGTCGCCCTGGGTCGGATCACCCAAGCGGCACGCACAGGCGCCGTCCGAGTCGCCAGGTGAGGCGGCGTTGCCAGGCTCTCCAGCGCCGCCGCCGTTCGCAGCTCCACCGCTGCCGCCGGCTCCTGAGCCGCCCGTTCCCACTTCACCACCGCCGAGCACGCCGCTCAGGCGAATGGAGTGGTAGCGCTCTGGCAGGTCCCAGCCCGCGCCATCGCTCCACTGGGGTCCGCTGACCTCCCAGCCAAAGCCGCCGCCTTCGTACGGCCAGCACTTGATGCCGTCGCGAGAGCGACCGCAGATATCCGCGCGGTTATCTCCGTTGATGTCGCCTAGGCGCAGCGTGCGGTAGTTTTGGGGGAGAGCCCAGCCGTCGGTCTCCGCGAGCGCCGGGCCCAGCACCCGGCGATCAAAGCCGGTGTCCGTCGCGAGCCAGCAGTCGAGGCCCTGTTCGCTGCGCACACACACGTCGCTCTTTCCGTCGCCGTCGAGATCGGCCATGCGAATGGAAGCGAGCGCCGTGCGCGTGTCCCAGAGCGGAGCCGGCAACGCGGGGCCATCCAGGCGCTCGGTGAAGCCGGTGCCGTCGAACAGGTAGCAGCGCAACGCTTCGTTTTCGCGAGCGCACAGGTCGCTGCGCCCGTCGCCGTTGACGTCTGCCAAACGGATGGTGCTCCAGTTGTGCCAGTCGCTCCAGCCGGCTTCGTCGCTCCAGCCAGGTCCCGCGATGCGCTCGACGAAGCCTGAATCCGTCGCGAGCCAGCACGCCATGCCCTGGGCCTCACGGGCGCAGACATCGCTCTTGCCGTCACCGTCCACATCACCGAGGCGCAGCGTGCCGTAGCGATTGACGTCGTCGAAGCCCGCGGCGTCGCTCAGTGCCGTGAGGATCCGCGCGTCCCCGAAGCTGGTGCCGCGACTCGGGTAGCACGCCAAGCCATCTTTGCCGCGGGCGCAGAGGTCAGCCTTTTCGTCACCGTCGATGTCGGCGAGGCGCACGGCGCTGAAGTACTCTGTCTTGCCCCAGCCCTTGGCGTCGCTCAGCTCCGGACCGAGGATGGCGTCTCCAAGCCCGGTGTCCGTACCTTGCCAGCAACGCACGCCTTCAGGCAGGCGCAGGCACACGTCGGCGCGGCCATCGCCGCTCACGTCACCCACGCGCAAGGTGGAGAAGATGCCTGGGCTCGCCAGGTCGACGTCGAACACGTTGACTTCCGGTGTGGGGTCGAAGCGGTTTCCCCGCGAAAGAGCGCACGAGATGCCGCTCTCGCTCAGTGCGCACAGGTCAGCGCCGCCGTCGCCGTTGATGTCGCTGTGGTTGCCGCTGTCGAAGAGCGCGGCTTGCCACGCCTCTTCCAGCTCACACACCTGGTCGTCGTCGGTCTCTCCGTCGCAGTCGTTGTCGAGCTCGTCGCAGGCTTCCGTCTGTGGGCCGACTTCGCCCGCGCACGCTCCCCAGCTGCCTCCGCTGCAGCTCTGGGTGCCGCTCTGGCACTCGCCGACGTCGCTGCCGCAGCTGCGGCTCAAGTCTTCATCGACCTTGC from the Polyangiaceae bacterium genome contains:
- a CDS encoding LamG domain-containing protein, with product MRRAVLTSLLTSLLLAIGACSSGDGSSGGSGGNASGGSGGAGANGGSAGVGGELTTLAAEDLCAELARIACDADKDCCTAATTWPGAEASPDCLNTQLGACRGGLGKLATDPRTGYDAALAASVVNQLRTAASGCWETLQDLSAISGVFQGTGVDGASCTPEATSEPGLRLAALSCGAELGCSLYLNASGETRGRCEARTGSLCSHPLDCASDAWCDATDWKPGVTGQCSPLKANGWDCADDNQCESQYCDAAGRCAAAAAGRMCLTQPYAGEVTLDEPSVYYRLGDAGTTTSDSAGQGHHGTLLGDAVPSSAGALMGDTDLALALDGVDDGVQVASEFLDASAGLAIELWFSFPEQTAGDDGFPALPLLNFGSADHIGVAVVLDSTGAVYVNLRDTLGEDHELIDPDKRPSHTDWHHLAINYDGFLAETYLDGSKLASLEGVFVPDLSGTLHVGFTESGSHYVGALDELAIYPKALPLGRLLEHRRVAKKGPARTWPIFEWFE
- a CDS encoding VCBS repeat-containing protein, whose protein sequence is MKRACLFLASMALTLCALGVDARAQTVADLAARGWCSTSGLSGISDQLAETQMCMRPGAFVKFTPHSNVTLNNSSIYPYLQASARDALWSASNHLHIYVNSAFRTLADQYVLYYSGGCGLAAKPGQSNHQTGRALDVQNWSAARSALQNAGCTWLGSKDPVHFDCPGSDGRADAIRAFQRLWNVNHPSDTISEDGSYGPATESRLARSPAGGFAKSGCEAAPVCTPHTEVCNGKDDDCDGQVDENATAEVCNGKDDDCDGKVDEDLSRSCGSDVGECQSGTQSCSGGSWGACAGEVGPQTEACDELDNDCDGETDDDQVCELEEAWQAALFDSGNHSDINGDGGADLCALSESGISCALSRGNRFDPTPEVNVFDVDLASPGIFSTLRVGDVSGDGRADVCLRLPEGVRCWQGTDTGLGDAILGPELSDAKGWGKTEYFSAVRLADIDGDEKADLCARGKDGLACYPSRGTSFGDARILTALSDAAGFDDVNRYGTLRLGDVDGDGKSDVCAREAQGMACWLATDSGFVERIAGPGWSDEAGWSDWHNWSTIRLADVNGDGRSDLCARENEALRCYLFDGTGFTERLDGPALPAPLWDTRTALASIRMADLDGDGKSDVCVRSEQGLDCWLATDTGFDRRVLGPALAETDGWALPQNYRTLRLGDINGDNRADICGRSRDGIKCWPYEGGGFGWEVSGPQWSDGAGWDLPERYHSIRLSGVLGGGEVGTGGSGAGGSGGAANGGGAGEPGNAASPGDSDGACACRLGDPTQGDPRFTWLSLAGLMLGCVLRRRRRNPGRVS